The DNA segment GTCGGACACGACGGCGTCCGCGAAGCCGAAGGCGGGCGGTGACGCGGCAAAGGCCAAGGACAAGGACAAGGCCAAGGACAAGGGCGGCGACACGGCGAAGGGCGAGGAGAAGCCCCTCGACGAGGCGCTGGAGGCCGGTGACTCGGCGGTCTACGACGACGACCTCACGGTCACGGTCGGCGACCCGGCGGCGTACTCCCCCAGCGAATACGCCGTGGGCCACACCAAGGGCAACAAGGCGTACAAGGTCACCGTCGTCATCGAGAACGCCGGCAAGGAGAAGTTCGACGCCACGCTCGTCACCGCCGAGGCGCGGGCCGGCGCGGACGGGGTGAACGCCGAGGAGATCTTCGACGACAAGGTCGGCGAGGGTTTCACCGGCACGATCCTGCCGGGCAAGAAGGTCACGGTGACCTACGCCTTCGACGCGCCGGCCGACGCGAAGAACCTCACGGTGGAGATCAGCCCCGGCATCTCCTACGACGCCTCGCAGTGGGAGCTCAAGCTCTGACCCGCAGGGCCTCCGGCCCGTACGACCCGCGCACCACCCGTCCCCGGGGGCGGGTGGTGCACACGTGCTGTGCATCGTGCGTCAGGTGGTGCACCTGTGGCGTAGGAATCGGCATGTACGCGCCGTACGCTCACCGGCACCGGCAGGCGGCGACGAGCCCGTCGCCGTACCGAATGGGGGACGTCCATGCTTCCGGGGTTCACGATCGCCTCGCCGCGCCACTGGCCGGAACCGGACGAGGCCGGTGAGGGGATCACGGCCTGGCGGATCAAGGAGGCGTCGGTGGCCGACCCGAGCGTGATGGTGGTGCTCCGCTTCGCGGGCGGCGCCGCCTTCGGCGAGGACCGGCACGGCGTACGGGAGATCGTGCACGTCATGGAGGGCGAGTTCGGCGACGGCCGGGACGTCTGGCCCGCCGGAACGGTCATCTGCGGCGAGCCGGGGTCGGTGCACCACCCCCAGTCGGCGACGGGCTGCACGCTGCTGGTCATCTACCCGGACGGCGAGGCCGCCTGAAATCGTGGTGCGGCCGGCCCACGGGGGTGGTCGGCCGCACCGCCGCAGACGCACCGGCGAGGAAGCGGGGGGACAGAGGTGGCGTGGCTGTCGTATGCGGGCGGTGCCGCGGCCGTGATGGCGGCCGTGGCCTGTCTCGTGGGCTGGATACGGGAGAGCAGGCGGCGCGTCGCCGCCGAGCGGGACGGCGAGGACGCGCTGCGCCGGTACCGCGTGGCGGCATCGGACGCCGCCGCACAGGCGGAGGCCGTCCACCGGCTGGAGGGCCGCATCCGGTCCGAGGCGCTGGCGGTGGACTGGTGGCGCAGCCGCTACGGCGAACTGAGCGAGGCGCTCGGCCCCGCCGTACGGCGCCTGGAGCAGCAGACGTCCGCCGCGCGGCCGCCCGAGGAGGAACTGCCCGTCGACGCGCGGCGGTTCGAGACGCTGGTCCACGAGGTGCTCGAACAGGCCCGCCACGAGACCGTCCGCGCGCGGACGCGGGTGGAGCGGGCCACCGAGGAAGCCGAACGCGAAACGGCGTCCCTGCGCGCCTCGGCACTGGCCGGCGTCCGCACGACGGCCGAGCAGATGCACACCGCTCTGGCCACCGCGCAGGTGGCCGTCGACCAGGCGCTCGAACAGGTCGCGTCGGAGGTCGAGCAGGGTGTCCTGCACGAACTGGACCGGTGCGTGAGCCAGGCCGGACACGCGGTGCAGCGGCTGCGGCTGCTGAGCGACGCCTGGCCGGGCGTCCAGCGGGCGGACTGCACGGTCGAGGAGATCGTGGAGGGCGCACGGTCCCGCACCGTGCACTTCGACCTGGTCCGCTGGGTGCCCGCGGAGCCGGGCGACGTGTGGATACAGGGCCGGGTGGCCGAACCGGTCGCCATGGTGCTGGCCGAACTCCTGGACAACGCGGCCACCTACTCGGGCCTCCCCGTACAGGTACGGGCCGAGTGGGCCGGCCCCAGCGGAGGGGTACGGATCACGGTCCGCGACCAGGGGCTCGGGATGACCCGCGGCGAGCTGGAGCGGGCCCGCGCGACGCTGGCCGCCGGCCGGACGCTGGACGCGACCCGGCTGGACGGGGCGCAGCAACTGGGGCTGCTCGTCGCCGGCCGGCTGTCCGACCTGTACGAGCTGCCGGTGCGTTTGGAGAGCACCGAGGGCGGCGGTGTGCTCGCCGTCCTCGACATCGGCCCGCACCACTTCGCCGAGGTCGAGGAGCCGGCGCTCCTGACGGCCGTACCCGCGCCGCCCCCGCCCCGGACGGCCGGGGAGGACACCGGCTCCGTCTGCCCGATTCCGCCGGCGCCCGCCCGGCAGGCGCCCTCCGGCCTCCCGCGGCGCCGCCCGGCGGCCCGCGCCGCGGCCCTTCCCGCCCTGCCGGAGACGACACCCGACGTGCTGCCGGACGCCGGAACGCGGGCGTTCTCCGCGCTGCAGGACGCCCTGACCGATCTTTTCGCCCCGGCGCCTGCGGGGCCGCGCAGAGAGGAGCTGCCACGTGGTGGACACGGATGATCTCACGGCGGACCAGGTGGATCTGAGCCCGCAGCTCACCCGCCTCCTCCAGCACCGGGGGACGGTCGCCGCGGTGCTCTTCAGCGGCGACGGGCTGGCCCTGGCCCACTCCGACGGCACATCGCGGGAGACGGCCGAGCGGACCGCCGCCCTGTGCTCGGGGCTCGCGTCCCTCACCGGCGGGCTGGCCGAGTTCTGCGGAACCACACCGGACCGGGTCCCGCTGCGCTATCTGATGATCGACTGCCACAGCCACACCGTGCTGGTGCTCTCCGCCGGAGCGCGCACCGGACTGGCCCTCTCCGTCGCGGCGGACAGCCTCTCCGCACAGGTGCAGGAGGCGATCCGCGCGGCGGGCAAGACGATCCACGGTCTGCGGTCCGTCCTGGAAACGCGCGAGCGCGACGGCGTGGGGTGAGCGGCGGCCACACCCGGCGCGGCCTGACGCGGTCCTTCGCGATGGCCGGGGACGCGGCGTACCTCGGTGTCCCGCTGGACCCGGCCACCCTGCTGCGCGTACCGGACGGCGCGGCCGATTCCGGGGCCGCCGCACGCCTGGGGCCCGGCCCGCTGCGCGTGCTGCGGCTGTGCCGGACCGGCGTGATGTCGGTCGTCGAGGTCTCCGCGCGTCTGCGGCTGCCCGGCGCGGTCACCCGCTCCCTGATCGCCGAGTTACTGGACCGGGATCTACTCCGCGCCGAGGCCGCCCCCGATCCGTCGTCGTCGGTGCCGGACACGGCCCTGCTGGAAAGAGTGCTGCGTGGACTGGAACGGCTCTAGATCCTGTCGTCCCGTTTCCCGTCGTCCGCCCGCCGGCGACTTCCCGGCCGCCCGCTGTTCCCGGCGGACGGGCTCCGCCGGGCCCCCGCCCCGACCGACCGCACACCGCCGGTCCACATCGACGCCCGCCGCCGCGACCCGGTACGGGCCCTGACCACCCTCGTCCGCTCCATCCTGGAGGCACGGTGACCACCCCACCCCTCCCGCCCCCGCCCGGTGATCCGGGCAGCGGGACGCACGGCGACGGCCTGACCCTGCACGACGGGCCCACCGCCTGCCCGCACGCCGTCGTCACCGGCTATCCGCAGGCACGGCACGTCCTCGACCGGCCCGGCCTGTTCCCCCGGACGACGAGCGCGGGGCGGCCGCCCGGACTGCGGGACGCCGACGGGGAGACCCACGCACGGCTGCGCGCGGCCGTGGAGGAGGCGCTCGCCGGCCTCGACCTCCACGCGCTGCGCCGCCATGCCCGCGCACAGGCACGGCGGTTGCTCGACCCGATCGCCGCGCGCGGCATCGGGGACCTGATGGGCGAGTACGCGGACATCCTGCCGCTGCGCGCCCTGCTGACCACCCTGGGCACCGGCGACGACACCGCCCGGCAGCTGGAGTCGGTCTGGCACACCAGCGCCTGGCCGGAGCGCCCGGCCGCCCTGGTCCCCGCCCTCGACGCCGCCGTGGCGGCCGACCGCCGCGCGCCGGCCGGCGGGCTGATCACCCGGCTGCGCGCCGCGACCGGGCGGCCCGGTCACGACACCGATCGCACCCCGGCCCAGTTGCTGGCCGAGACGCTGGCCACCGGCGCGGCCGCCACCACCGCCTGGACCGCGCAGACACTGCTGGCCCTGCTGCACGAGCCGCAGACGCTGCGGGCCCTGGTGACCGGCACCCGCACCACCGCCCAGCTGCTGGAAGAGGTCGCGGCCCGGCAGGCGCCGCTCGCCCGGACGGGCGACCATGTCACGGCCACCGCAGTGGAGTTGGGCGGCATCACCCTGCCGGCCGGTACCCGCCTCCACGTCGACCTGCGGGCTGCGGCGGCCACCTCCCCCGGCCGGGGCCGCACACACGACCACTCCCATCTCGGCTGGGGAGCCGGAGCCCACCGCTGCCCGGCACCGGCGACGGCCCGGCTGATCGCCGAGGCGGCCGTGGAGAGCGTCATCGACCGGCTCTGGCAGATTGTTCCCGTCACCGGGCCGGCCGATCCGCACACCGGCACGGACGTCGTCGTCCCCGTCCACATCGGCGTCACCTGCCGGCCCACCGACCGCGGCACACCGGTCCCCGACTGACCGCAGCCCGCCCCGCCCCGCTCCCGTACCGCTCCGAGGAGACCACACCCCATGCTCACGCTCGCGGCCCTGGCCCGCCGGTCCGAGTACGCCCTGCACCCTCCGGCCGGGCACGACCGGACCGGCGACGACTCCGTCACGGTCGACCGGGCCGCACTGCTGACCCGCGCCGACTGGCCCGGCGAGTCATTCGCCGGCACCCTCCTCGTCTGCGAACCCGACAGCATCGCTCCCGACCGGGCCGCCACCGTGCTCGGGCGCCTGGCCGACCGGCGCGCGGCCGGTCTGGTCGTCGCCGACGCCGAAGGACGCGCGCTGCCCCACGCCCTGGTCGCGGCGGCCCGGCAGGCGGCCCTTCCGCTGCTGCGCTCCACCGAGCCGGCGGCGGTCTGGCGGCACACCCTGATCCCCCGCGTCACCGAGCAGCGGCTGCTGAGCGCCGACCGGCACGCCCTGCTCCTGGGCCGACTCCTCGACCATCTCGCGCCCGCCACCCGGACCGCCCCGGCCGAGCTGATCGCCTGGCTGTCCGGCGAACTCGACGCCGACATACGCCTGGACGAGCCCCACGGCCAGCACGCGCCCGCCCCGGCCCCGCCCGGCGGCACGGCCCTCGTCCACCCGGTCGCCGCCACCGGCCAGGTCCTCACCGCCCACCGCTCGCTGCCCTGGAGCGCGCCCGAGGCGGAGCTGCTGCGCCGCACCGCGGCCGTCCTGGCACCGCCCCCGCAGGCACCCGCCGCCCCGCCCCCGCCGGCGCCCGTCGCAGCGGCCCGCGAGGGGCGCGCCGCCCGGCTCGCGACGAGCCTGCGGGCGGTCCGTCTCGCCGCGTTCCAGGCCCTGATGACCGGTCACATCGAGTCGGCGCAGCGCATCCTGGGCCCGCTGTCGCCCGGTCTGCTGGACACCGAGGACGCGCAGATCGCCATCATCGACTGCGCGGCCGGACCCCGTGACGAGGTCTTCGCCCGCGTCGAGTCGCGGCTCGACGACGAGGGCAACGGTCTGGCGGTGCGCTGCCCGGCGTTCGAGGGCCACATCATCGTCGTGGCTCCGCGCCCGGACCCCGGCGCGTCCGAGGCTCCCGCCGTCGCCCGGCTGCGGTCGCTCGTCGCCGGCAACGGGCTGCTCAGTCTGGGGATCAGCCCCGTGCTGCCGGTGGAGGAGATCGGCAACGGCTACAGCATGGCCTACGACGCCATCGCCACCGCCCGTATCAGTCCCACGCGGGCCGCCACCGCCACCGGGGCCCCCGGCCTGCTGGAGGCGCTCGATCCCGCCGGGGCGCGGCAGTGGGCCACGGCGCTGCTGTCCCCGGTCCTGGGCCGGCGCGGCGGCGATCAGCAGCTGTCGACCGTGGGGCTCGGCCTCGAATTCGAGGTCTCGGCCGCCAGCCGCATCCTGGGCATCCACCGCAACACGCTCTCGCGCAGGGTGCGCGGCATGCTCCAGGCCACCGGCCTGGACCCGGACCGCGCCCTGGACCGCATCAGCCTCTCCCTGGCCCTGCAGATCCACGCCCTGCACGGACCGGCGCCCCGGCCCGCCGCCGGCGCGGTTCCCGGGCTCGCCGGCCTCTTCGACCGGGAGCCGGTGACCACCTGGGCCGCCGCCGCCCTGGCCCCGCTCCGGCAGGACCACACGGACCGGCGGACCACCGACGGCGGAACCCTGCTGCGGACCCTGCGCGCCTGGGCCGCCCTCGACTTCCGGGTCGACGCCACCGCGCGGGAGACCGGCCTGTACGGCGCGACCGTACGCAGCCACATACGCACCGCCGAGGGGCAGCTCGACTGGATGCTCCTGTCGGCCCTGCCGAGCGGTCACCTCACCACCGACGAGGACGCCCCGCGCAAGCAGTCCGGGCTGCGGAACCTGGCGGTGGCCCTCCAGGCCACACCGGGCTCCCCGCCGCTCCGGCTGCCCGACCCGGTGCACGCGGGAGGCGAGGTGCCCCGGCCCTGACGGCCGTCGGCGGGGCCCGTCAGCGGGGCCCGTCAGCCGGAAGCGGTCAGCCGCCGCACTGCTTCAGCATCATGTCCTTGTCGGCGGCCGTCACCGGCAGGGCGTACTTCAGGGAGACCTGGGCGAAGCGCAGCGCGTAGGCGCAGCGGATCGGCTTGTACGGGGGGAGCCAGGTGGCGGGGCCCGCGTCCCGTTTGGCGTTGTTGGCGGGGCCGTCGACCGGGAGGAGGTTGAGGGGGTCGTTGGCGATCTGCTGGCGCTTGGCCTCGTTCCAGTGGGCGGCGCCCATCTGCCAGTCGTACGAGAGCGGCATGACGTGGTCGATCTGGACCTTGGTCGCCTGCTGCTTGCGCCACTCGATGGTCTTGCCGGTGTACGGGTCCTTGAGGGTCATCGAGACGACCACGCAGTCCGAGCCGGAGCGGAGTTCGACGTTCTTGCCGTCGCGGGCGAGGAGGTCGTTGCGGGTGTCGCAGCCGTTGCGGGACAGCGGTATGCCGTCCACCGAGTCCTTCCACGCGTAGCCGAACTTGTCCCGCTTGTAACCGGTCTTGGCACCGCGGCCCTTGGTGGCGACCCGCTCGATGACCTTGCGGGCCGCCGCCTTGTCCGCGTCCGAGGTGAGGGGGGCGAGGCCGGGCTTCGTACCGTCCGCGTTCTCCAGCGGGCTGGCGCCGAAGCCGGTGGCGGCGGGGCCGCCGCCGTCCGCGCCGGAGGAGGGGCCGTTGGAGGAGGCGGCCTGCTCGGGGTCGCAGCCGGCGAGTGCCAGCACGGCCGTCGCGGCCAGGGCGGGCACCATCACTCGACACACGCGGGGAGATATCACTCGTAGCCGTCCTGACGGGGAGAAAGCCGAACCAACCCTGGGAATCCTCTGAAGGTCTTCCCCGCCAGGAGGATTTCATGGACGCCCGCCGTTCCCGCGCGGGCCCCCTCCGACACGTTCACACCGTGCCGATGCCCAGGGTGTTCTCGGAGGGCAGCAGTCCGGACCCGACCGCCGCCACCCACAGCGGTCCGAGCAGGCCGACGAGCCGTTCCCGCTCCGCCTCCGTGAGCACCCGCCACGGGCCGGCCGCCGCCGCGTCCGTCCGCCGCTCCACCTCGGCGCGCAGGGCCCGTCCGGCCTCCGTCGCCGTGCCGTCGTCCGCCACCAGCCCCCGGCGCGCGAGCCGTTCGAGCCCCGCCCGCCACTCGTCCTGGTCCCAGCCCCGGCTGCCGAACACCTCGGGGCGGGCGGCCCCGATCGCCGCGAAGGACACCAGCGACTCGACCGGGTCCAGCTCCGCGTCCGCCAGCGCCGCGAGGTGGCCGTCGCCCCGGTGCTCACGCAGGACCGTCGCCGCGTGCCACAGGGCGAGGTGCGGGGCGTCCGGCCGGGGCAGCGCGGCGTTCGCGGCGGCGAGCGGCCGACCCGCCACCTCGGCCGCCTCCGCGACGCGCCCCAGCAGGGCCGCGGCCTCCGCGGTCCCGGACGCGCCGGTCTCCTCCCCCAGCAGCGCCCCGTACATGCGGTCCACGGCCCGGACCCGGGCGGCGAGCACCTCGTCCGG comes from the Streptomyces sp. NBC_00525 genome and includes:
- a CDS encoding DUF4190 domain-containing protein: MSQFTQPPQSPYSQPQQPYGPGHAPGVRPARNGLGIAALILGLIGAVSGLIPFLFWLAGILGTIALVLGLVGRGRAKRGEATNKGMATFGTILALIALIMSVVGAVITFKAVDDAVDDLNKAVSDTTASAKPKAGGDAAKAKDKDKAKDKGGDTAKGEEKPLDEALEAGDSAVYDDDLTVTVGDPAAYSPSEYAVGHTKGNKAYKVTVVIENAGKEKFDATLVTAEARAGADGVNAEEIFDDKVGEGFTGTILPGKKVTVTYAFDAPADAKNLTVEISPGISYDASQWELKL
- a CDS encoding cupin domain-containing protein translates to MLPGFTIASPRHWPEPDEAGEGITAWRIKEASVADPSVMVVLRFAGGAAFGEDRHGVREIVHVMEGEFGDGRDVWPAGTVICGEPGSVHHPQSATGCTLLVIYPDGEAA
- a CDS encoding ATP-binding protein, with product MAWLSYAGGAAAVMAAVACLVGWIRESRRRVAAERDGEDALRRYRVAASDAAAQAEAVHRLEGRIRSEALAVDWWRSRYGELSEALGPAVRRLEQQTSAARPPEEELPVDARRFETLVHEVLEQARHETVRARTRVERATEEAERETASLRASALAGVRTTAEQMHTALATAQVAVDQALEQVASEVEQGVLHELDRCVSQAGHAVQRLRLLSDAWPGVQRADCTVEEIVEGARSRTVHFDLVRWVPAEPGDVWIQGRVAEPVAMVLAELLDNAATYSGLPVQVRAEWAGPSGGVRITVRDQGLGMTRGELERARATLAAGRTLDATRLDGAQQLGLLVAGRLSDLYELPVRLESTEGGGVLAVLDIGPHHFAEVEEPALLTAVPAPPPPRTAGEDTGSVCPIPPAPARQAPSGLPRRRPAARAAALPALPETTPDVLPDAGTRAFSALQDALTDLFAPAPAGPRREELPRGGHG
- a CDS encoding roadblock/LC7 domain-containing protein → MVDTDDLTADQVDLSPQLTRLLQHRGTVAAVLFSGDGLALAHSDGTSRETAERTAALCSGLASLTGGLAEFCGTTPDRVPLRYLMIDCHSHTVLVLSAGARTGLALSVAADSLSAQVQEAIRAAGKTIHGLRSVLETRERDGVG
- a CDS encoding DUF742 domain-containing protein, which codes for MSGGHTRRGLTRSFAMAGDAAYLGVPLDPATLLRVPDGAADSGAAARLGPGPLRVLRLCRTGVMSVVEVSARLRLPGAVTRSLIAELLDRDLLRAEAAPDPSSSVPDTALLERVLRGLERL
- a CDS encoding helix-turn-helix domain-containing protein, producing the protein MLTLAALARRSEYALHPPAGHDRTGDDSVTVDRAALLTRADWPGESFAGTLLVCEPDSIAPDRAATVLGRLADRRAAGLVVADAEGRALPHALVAAARQAALPLLRSTEPAAVWRHTLIPRVTEQRLLSADRHALLLGRLLDHLAPATRTAPAELIAWLSGELDADIRLDEPHGQHAPAPAPPGGTALVHPVAATGQVLTAHRSLPWSAPEAELLRRTAAVLAPPPQAPAAPPPPAPVAAAREGRAARLATSLRAVRLAAFQALMTGHIESAQRILGPLSPGLLDTEDAQIAIIDCAAGPRDEVFARVESRLDDEGNGLAVRCPAFEGHIIVVAPRPDPGASEAPAVARLRSLVAGNGLLSLGISPVLPVEEIGNGYSMAYDAIATARISPTRAATATGAPGLLEALDPAGARQWATALLSPVLGRRGGDQQLSTVGLGLEFEVSAASRILGIHRNTLSRRVRGMLQATGLDPDRALDRISLSLALQIHALHGPAPRPAAGAVPGLAGLFDREPVTTWAAAALAPLRQDHTDRRTTDGGTLLRTLRAWAALDFRVDATARETGLYGATVRSHIRTAEGQLDWMLLSALPSGHLTTDEDAPRKQSGLRNLAVALQATPGSPPLRLPDPVHAGGEVPRP
- a CDS encoding HNH endonuclease family protein, translating into MVPALAATAVLALAGCDPEQAASSNGPSSGADGGGPAATGFGASPLENADGTKPGLAPLTSDADKAAARKVIERVATKGRGAKTGYKRDKFGYAWKDSVDGIPLSRNGCDTRNDLLARDGKNVELRSGSDCVVVSMTLKDPYTGKTIEWRKQQATKVQIDHVMPLSYDWQMGAAHWNEAKRQQIANDPLNLLPVDGPANNAKRDAGPATWLPPYKPIRCAYALRFAQVSLKYALPVTAADKDMMLKQCGG
- a CDS encoding SCO6745 family protein, with the protein product MTDEPGRVRQLWHLLEPLHAVLYYAPEAFEEAAALGYAVDERWPSYFAWRAAPLGEAGADTVGEAFYSFSPRMVGAYVPAVWSVAAPDEVLAARVRAVDRMYGALLGEETGASGTAEAAALLGRVAEAAEVAGRPLAAANAALPRPDAPHLALWHAATVLREHRGDGHLAALADAELDPVESLVSFAAIGAARPEVFGSRGWDQDEWRAGLERLARRGLVADDGTATEAGRALRAEVERRTDAAAAGPWRVLTEAERERLVGLLGPLWVAAVGSGLLPSENTLGIGTV